The stretch of DNA ACAagcaagagcaattgaaaattgATCCCGCACCGCCTTTGGAGCTCGCCAAATACTTCCGATGGACAAATGTGTCAGAAGCAGCCCGCCTGCAGTCAGTACATCGGGGTGTCACAGTGGCTCATACTGTGAATGCTGGTTGGGTGAAAGAAGCGGCTGAAATAAGGGAAGAAATTTCAGCAGCACTTGGAATACTTAACAACGTTTCCCGCAAGCTCGAAGCAATGATAACAAAAGGATTAGCCGCTGGAGATTTTATCACCGCAGTGCAATCAGCAATCCGACCAGAAGAGTCCGAAGTGAGCCAAGTGTTGGCGGAGAAAGTAACTGATTGTCCCGATGTTGATCACTCTTAAAGTGtttttcttgttttgattttacggttttgaataaataaaataagttttATTTGCAATAGTTTCACGGTCTTCATgagttttatttatttgtttcagaTAGTTCATTATTGTTAACAGTGAACGTTTCAAAACTTGCTCTTATATTAATTGGGAACAATATTCAAATCGACCTCATTTGGATCTTGCGTTAAGCCTTTCTCAGGGCTGAAAAATCCTCCAGGGAAGTATCCACAGTGTTCAAACAGTTTCTGGCAAGGATAAACATTGAAGTAGTTCATAGCTTCACATACTTCAGCCAGAATTTGTTCACCTTCCCGGTGTACTCTCTGAAGACGTTTTTTCACGAGGCCAAAGATCACCTCGATGGGATTGAAAAAGGGGCAGTACGCCGGAAGGAATATGGGTATGATCCCAATGGATCGAAGATAGCGAATGAGATTAGCGTCGCAATGAATCCTCGCACCGTCCATGATCCATACTGAATGGAATCCTGGATATCTTTGAACCTTAGGATTCCGCAAGGCAAACTCTCGGCAGCATTCGAAAAACTTTAGCCTGTTAAAAGTGCCTTCAGTCCAGAAACTATCCAGGATTTCATCAGCGCCAAGGAAACATAAGAACGATGAACGAGCACGGCGACAAAATTCTCctctgaaaattaacttttttccTACGACACCATATCCCTTCTGACGTAACGTGCCCCTATTGTCAATACTCACTTCATCGAGGAAAACTAAATTGAAAATATCCCATGGTACGGCGAGGAGCTCATTCACAAACCGCACTATTTCTTCCATACGAATTTGAATAGCTCTTCTCTCAATGGTTTTCCACGACAGGCCTGCCTCGTGCAGAATAGTACAGACGGATGAAGTACTTATTGTCATCTGGAAATGTGCCTGCAACATCTCCTTGGCTTCGTCCAAAAATAAAAGAGGATGCTTGCAATAAAGCTCCACCAACCATTGTCGCATTTCCGACTGGAACTTTTTGAAGACCTGAGCTCGTTTTTTCCTTCGGTAAAGTCCCTCGCTTTCAAACTTTTGAATCCAACCATAAATAGTGGACAGGCTTTTTCCGTAAATGATCGCCAAATTCTTTTGGGAAATACCCAAAAAGTAGTGTCCATAAAGGGCGTGGTATACGGTTCCAGGACTGGCCTGTTGTTGGCGAACGGAATGAATGATTATCAAAACTAACCGAAAATGCTTCTAATCGCAAACTACTTCGAAATATTTTGCTTTTTTAgaaagtaaacaaaaacaaactgaaTATCAGCACATCGACTGGCCTGCTGCTCATGACATCGGTTGGTTATTTGACATGTCGTTCGTTGGAAATTTCGTTCGTTGAACTGACGAACGAATTCCAAGATAGTGCTGTGGCGACAATACCATTAACACAAAGTGCAATGCTCAGCCCTCCGCATCGCATTGCGACCTGACCTACATCTATTTACTATTAACGAATGGCACATAGCATAGCGTAACTATAGCTATCCCTCTCTTGGAAGTATTGAACCATTTATTATATACACTAGGCTAAGAACTTTCTTGTAAGCAAAACGACAGAAATAAAATCAATCTGGTAAATACCTCAAACTGGTGAAGTACCTCAATCCGAAACTCTCCAGTAGAAAACTCCGAACAGAATATGGCGACCGTGAACAGAGTCTAAGTCTTCGGAACAGACTTAGAGTTATCGAACGAATCGATTAATAAAGTGTAAAAGTGCCAAAAAATTTACGACATATCAGATATAACAGTGATGGTGCTGGATTCGAAAAACACGAATCAAAACGGCGACACGCAGGTCACCGTAATCCAAAACCAGGAACAGCATAGCCTGGAGCACGAAGCACACAGTGTAAAATTGTGGCTAATCTTAGCAATAGTAGTGATACAGTTGATGATCACATTTTATAAAGCGTATAAAAAACGCGAGAAGAGAATAGCACTCAGCGCGGCCCGCTCAATAGCAGCCATGAACACAGTGTGAAAATAAAGTGTGACCACCCCGCTCAGGAGAAGCCATGAACAAAGTGCGAAAATAAAGTGTGACCACCCCGCTCAGTAGAAGCCATGAACACAGTGTGAAAATAAAGTGTGACCACCCCGCTCAATACCAGCCACGAACACCGCGTGAAAATAAAGTGCAGCAGACCGCTCAGTAGCGGCAATAAACAATGTgctaagcgaaaaaaaaaatgagtaagCTATTGAACAATGcgttaagtaaaaaaaaaacccgcGCAGTAAGCCATTGAGCAATGTGTTAATTCAATAAAAGACTTGGGACCGTTCAACACGAATAAACTCGTCACGATGGAACGCAAAAGCacataacaaaaactcaaaattgcgTTCACCTCAGCGTTTTCTCATTCATGTCTGATAAATTATACACGACGGAACGCGACAACAACAGCTACACCAGGATCCACGGCAGGAGCAACATCTTTAGTGAGTAACAAATATAGATAAATGTAACTAGCGATATATtcatgttcaaaaaaaaaaaaaattttttttaatatgacaAGATTTATACAAACGCATCGATCGTTTTCAATAGCGCAAACCtgtacaatatatatatatatatatatatatatatatatatatatatatatatatatatatatatatatat from Toxorhynchites rutilus septentrionalis strain SRP chromosome 3, ASM2978413v1, whole genome shotgun sequence encodes:
- the LOC129774516 gene encoding uncharacterized protein LOC129774516: MSSRPVDVLIFILIIIHSVRQQQASPGTVYHALYGHYFLGISQKNLAIIYGKSLSTIYGWIQKFESEGLYRRKKRAQVFKKFQSEMRQWLVELYCKHPLLFLDEAKEMLQAHFQMTISTSSVCTILHEAGLSWKTIERRAIQIRMEEIVRFVNELLAVPWDIFNLVFLDEVSIDNRGTLRQKGYGVVGKKLIFRGEFCRRARSSFLCFLGADEILDSFWTEGTFNRLKFFECCREFALRNPKVQRYPGFHSVWIMDGARIHCDANLIRYLRSIGIIPIFLPAYCPFFNPIEVIFGLVKKRLQRVHREGEQILAEVCEAMNYFNVYPCQKLFEHCGYFPGGFFSPEKGLTQDPNEVDLNIVPN